The Rhodopseudomonas palustris genome window below encodes:
- a CDS encoding ATP-binding protein encodes MVGLVRAVPIRWRILSIAALNSLVVLILASMIWSGARVLSSAWDDVRQVRESDNILALLESETSRLQNLIHRYINQPSPDLFAEILLLREAVLGTLTNRASTDPMLSGSVAELERVTERFLNGFGDLRALQGKIKDTYENQVQGPARDIAGLYSIIEGATGRRDAPIWPPLGRSREAFTAMLVAANSYYLSLSKEAAEAARRNTETIERTVPVMIEFADNDLQKMALQRLKTRVAALRDGLQTLSDQLASRSDLLRNAIDASQASTIGAIDALSVKMRQREQKAQATFDRTLASISRKVLWIAVIFIGVIMVAGTVIALSIRLPLQQILAAMHAITSGDYGRRVAGTGARDEVGAMARAVEVFRENAIDKRRAEDDLRASKEKAESALLELNAAQQNLIDAERLAALGGLVAGVAHEVNNPIGISLTVASSFSRKATMFEAELKGDAPLRRSQLDDFVRSSRDAAQQLVANLQRAAELIQSFKQVAVDRSHAERRQFNLHEATDQIVASLKPVLKRAPIELALDVPDGLVIDGYPGAYGQILTNLFLNAANHAFADGRAGRITITARPRGDDIEIVFADNGAGMTPDVQRQAFDPFFTTRRNEGGTGLGLHIVYNLVTQQLGGRMMLESRVGQGTTFRIIMPRTATGGSTDADTPIDGNVQWPTRTISSS; translated from the coding sequence ATCGTCGGCCTGGTCCGCGCGGTGCCGATCCGCTGGCGCATCCTGTCGATCGCGGCGCTGAACTCGCTGGTGGTGCTGATCCTCGCCAGCATGATCTGGAGCGGCGCGCGGGTGCTGAGTTCGGCCTGGGACGACGTCCGCCAGGTGCGCGAATCCGACAATATCCTGGCGCTGCTCGAGAGCGAGACCAGCCGGCTGCAGAACCTGATCCATCGCTACATCAACCAGCCGAGCCCCGACCTGTTCGCCGAGATCCTGCTGCTGCGCGAGGCGGTGCTGGGCACGCTCACCAACCGCGCCTCGACCGATCCGATGCTGTCGGGCTCGGTCGCCGAACTCGAGCGGGTGACCGAGCGCTTCCTCAACGGCTTCGGCGATCTGCGTGCGCTGCAAGGCAAGATCAAGGACACTTACGAAAACCAGGTGCAGGGACCGGCGCGCGACATCGCCGGGCTGTACTCGATCATCGAGGGCGCCACCGGCCGGCGCGACGCCCCGATCTGGCCGCCGCTCGGCCGTTCGCGCGAGGCGTTCACGGCGATGCTGGTGGCGGCCAATTCCTACTATCTGTCGCTGTCCAAGGAAGCCGCCGAGGCCGCCCGGCGCAACACCGAGACGATCGAGCGTACCGTGCCGGTGATGATCGAATTCGCCGACAACGACCTGCAGAAGATGGCGCTGCAGCGGCTGAAGACCCGCGTCGCCGCGCTGCGCGACGGGCTGCAAACGCTGTCGGATCAGCTCGCGAGCCGCAGCGACCTGTTGCGCAACGCGATCGACGCCAGCCAGGCCTCGACCATCGGGGCGATCGACGCGCTCTCGGTGAAGATGCGCCAGCGCGAACAGAAGGCGCAGGCGACGTTCGACCGGACGCTCGCCAGCATCTCGCGCAAGGTGCTGTGGATCGCGGTGATCTTCATCGGCGTGATCATGGTCGCCGGCACCGTGATCGCGCTCAGCATCCGGCTGCCGTTGCAGCAGATCCTGGCGGCGATGCACGCCATCACCTCCGGCGACTACGGCCGCCGCGTCGCCGGCACCGGCGCCCGCGACGAGGTCGGCGCGATGGCGCGCGCGGTCGAGGTGTTCCGCGAGAACGCGATCGACAAGCGCCGGGCCGAGGACGATCTGCGCGCGTCCAAGGAGAAGGCCGAAAGCGCGCTGCTCGAACTCAATGCCGCGCAGCAGAATTTGATCGACGCCGAACGGCTGGCCGCGCTCGGCGGCCTGGTCGCGGGCGTCGCCCACGAGGTCAACAATCCGATCGGAATCAGCCTGACGGTGGCGTCGAGCTTCAGCCGCAAGGCGACGATGTTCGAGGCCGAGCTGAAAGGCGACGCGCCGCTGCGGCGGTCGCAGCTCGACGACTTCGTCCGCTCCTCGCGCGACGCCGCGCAGCAGCTCGTCGCCAATCTGCAGCGCGCCGCCGAACTGATCCAGTCGTTCAAACAGGTCGCGGTCGACCGCTCCCATGCCGAGCGCCGGCAATTCAATCTGCACGAAGCCACCGACCAGATCGTCGCCAGCCTCAAGCCGGTGCTGAAGCGGGCGCCGATCGAACTCGCCCTCGACGTGCCCGACGGGCTGGTGATCGACGGCTATCCGGGCGCCTACGGCCAGATCCTGACCAACCTGTTCCTGAACGCCGCCAACCACGCCTTCGCCGACGGCCGCGCCGGCCGGATCACGATCACCGCGCGGCCGCGCGGCGACGACATCGAGATCGTGTTCGCCGACAACGGCGCCGGCATGACCCCCGACGTGCAGCGCCAGGCGTTCGACCCGTTCTTCACCACCCGCCGCAACGAAGGCGGCACCGGGCTCGGCCTGCACATCGTTTACAATCTGGTCACCCAGCAGCTCGGCGGCCGGATGATGCTGGAATCAAGAGTAGGACAAGGCACGACTTTTCGCATTATCATGCCCCGCACCGCCACCGGCGGCTCGACCGACGCCGACACGCCCATCGACGGAAATGTGCAATGGCCGACCAGGACGATATCCTCCAGCTGA
- a CDS encoding DUF3369 domain-containing protein — MADQDDILQLIEDTEPGPEPSNAKRWKIAVIDDDPAVHEGTRFALSDYNLNGQTLEILSAYSGAEGRELMRNNPDIAAVLLDVIMETDAAGLDLVEFIRDELKNETVRIILRTGQPGQAPERRVIVDYDINDYKAKTELTADKLFTSLTAALRSYQQLERMVQTRRGLEIIIDAASTLYDFKSMQRLAEGVLTQIASLLNVDCAGILVLRDAGDDFSVLAGSGCYSRFIGSAGTRPLDHDLRQMVEEAFRRRKHEFADHRTVLYVRTGSGREVVLLLQAECELSETDRSLVEIFGSRLSIAFDNVILYKQLHEANTQLEDRVAQRTRALTQANRRLSTQWMRLQRANAFKNEILGTVAHDLKNPLGVILGRTEMLTELIGADSPKENVIAQVDHIREATRRLTSMVDHLISDAMADAFDISIRREAVDLAALVAEVAEANRPMAQNKQQAISVSIPTARMTMCDADRVREAIDNLVSNAIKYSPIGGKIALQVDGDDDSTIVRVTDEGAGLSPEDLSRLFGRFQRLSAKPTAGESSTGLGLSIVKKIIDMHGGNVDAHSPGPGQGATFTITLPASTAS; from the coding sequence ATGGCCGACCAGGACGATATCCTCCAGCTGATCGAAGATACCGAGCCGGGTCCCGAGCCGTCGAACGCCAAGCGGTGGAAGATCGCGGTGATCGACGACGATCCCGCCGTCCACGAGGGCACAAGGTTCGCGCTCAGCGACTACAACCTCAACGGCCAGACCCTGGAAATCCTCTCGGCCTATTCGGGCGCCGAGGGCCGCGAGCTGATGCGGAACAATCCCGACATCGCCGCGGTGCTGCTCGACGTCATCATGGAGACCGACGCCGCCGGGCTCGATCTGGTCGAATTCATCCGCGACGAACTGAAGAACGAGACCGTCCGCATCATCCTGCGCACCGGCCAGCCCGGCCAGGCGCCGGAGCGCCGGGTGATCGTCGATTACGACATCAACGACTACAAGGCCAAGACCGAACTCACCGCCGACAAGCTGTTCACCTCGCTGACCGCCGCGCTGCGCAGCTACCAGCAGCTCGAACGGATGGTGCAGACCCGGCGCGGCCTCGAGATCATCATCGACGCCGCCTCGACGCTGTACGATTTCAAGTCGATGCAGCGTCTGGCCGAGGGCGTGTTGACCCAGATCGCGTCGCTGCTCAATGTCGACTGCGCCGGAATCCTGGTGCTGCGCGACGCCGGCGACGACTTTTCGGTGCTGGCCGGCTCCGGTTGCTACAGCCGTTTCATCGGCTCGGCCGGGACCCGGCCGCTCGATCACGACCTGCGGCAGATGGTCGAGGAGGCGTTCCGGCGCCGCAAGCACGAATTCGCCGACCATCGCACCGTGCTCTATGTCCGGACCGGCAGCGGCCGCGAGGTGGTGCTGCTGCTGCAGGCCGAATGCGAACTCTCGGAAACCGACCGCTCGCTGGTCGAGATCTTCGGCAGCCGGCTGTCGATCGCATTCGACAATGTGATCCTGTACAAGCAGCTCCACGAGGCCAACACCCAGCTCGAGGACCGGGTCGCGCAGCGCACCCGTGCGCTGACCCAGGCCAATCGCCGGCTGTCGACGCAGTGGATGCGGCTGCAACGCGCCAACGCCTTCAAGAACGAGATCCTCGGCACCGTCGCGCACGACCTGAAGAATCCGCTCGGCGTCATCCTCGGCCGCACCGAAATGCTCACTGAACTGATCGGCGCCGACTCGCCGAAGGAAAACGTCATCGCCCAGGTCGATCACATCCGCGAGGCGACGCGGCGGCTGACCTCGATGGTCGACCATCTGATCTCCGATGCTATGGCCGATGCCTTCGATATTTCGATCCGGCGTGAGGCGGTCGATCTCGCGGCGCTGGTCGCAGAGGTCGCCGAGGCCAACCGGCCGATGGCGCAGAACAAGCAGCAGGCGATCTCGGTCTCGATCCCCACCGCCCGGATGACGATGTGCGACGCCGACCGGGTGCGCGAGGCGATCGACAATCTGGTGAGCAACGCCATCAAATACAGTCCGATCGGCGGCAAGATCGCGCTGCAGGTCGACGGCGACGACGACAGCACCATCGTCCGGGTCACCGACGAGGGCGCGGGCCTGTCGCCGGAGGACCTCAGCCGCCTGTTCGGCCGGTTCCAGCGGCTCTCCGCCAAGCCGACCGCCGGCGAAAGCTCGACCGGGCTCGGCCTGTCGATCGTCAAGAAGATCATCGACATGCACGGCGGCAATGTCGACGCCCACAGCCCGGGCCCGGGCCAGGGCGCGACCTTCACCATCACCCTGCCCGCGTCGACCGCATCATGA
- a CDS encoding ABC transporter ATP-binding protein produces the protein MPEIALHAERLGKRFGGLRAVADVSLVVKRGEIHAVIGPNGAGKSTLINLLSGELSASTGTVRLGDTDITALAPDKRARAGIGRAFQKTTIFPRFTVHENVRLAAQARSRAPLRMFGGASADPEVQRRTIEAITKAGLAGRESIIANVLSHGEQRQLEIAMVLATGPSIVLLDEPLAGMGQAEARSIIALIASLRECHAVLIVEHDMDAVFELADRLTVMQDGHVIASGLPQDVRRHPAVRAAYLGTHGDAA, from the coding sequence ATGCCTGAGATCGCACTCCACGCCGAGCGGCTCGGCAAACGCTTCGGCGGGCTGCGCGCGGTCGCCGATGTTTCGCTCGTCGTCAAGCGCGGCGAGATCCACGCGGTGATCGGGCCGAACGGCGCCGGCAAATCGACGCTGATCAATCTGTTGTCGGGCGAACTCTCCGCCAGCACCGGCACGGTCAGGCTCGGCGACACTGATATCACCGCGCTGGCGCCGGATAAACGCGCCCGCGCCGGCATCGGCCGCGCGTTCCAGAAGACCACGATCTTCCCGCGCTTCACCGTGCACGAGAACGTCAGGCTCGCAGCCCAGGCGCGCTCGCGCGCGCCGCTCAGGATGTTCGGCGGCGCCTCGGCCGATCCCGAGGTGCAGCGCCGCACCATCGAGGCAATTACCAAGGCCGGCCTCGCCGGGCGCGAAAGTATCATCGCCAATGTGCTCAGTCACGGCGAACAACGCCAACTCGAGATCGCCATGGTGCTGGCGACGGGTCCGTCGATCGTCCTGCTCGACGAGCCGCTCGCCGGCATGGGCCAGGCCGAGGCGCGCAGCATCATCGCGCTGATCGCCTCGCTGCGCGAATGCCACGCAGTCCTGATTGTCGAGCACGACATGGACGCGGTGTTCGAGCTCGCCGACCGGCTGACGGTGATGCAGGACGGCCACGTGATTGCCTCGGGTTTGCCACAAGACGTGCGGCGGCATCCGGCTGTGCGTGCGGCGTATTTGGGTACCCACGGAGATGCTGCATGA
- a CDS encoding branched-chain amino acid ABC transporter permease, producing the protein MTKERANLVRASGLPALCLLAAIALPFVVPQYYVQFASKALILGVLAMALNLVVGQGGLVSLCHAAFFGLAGYVLALMSPKYDAASLLLTLPVAVLAASFAALVIGALALRTRGVYFIMVTLAFGEMLFYLFHDADFAGGSDGAFINAKPELVIAGVRLLDLDKPSTFYFLVLGVTVAVVALLMTVVRSPFGHALAAARDNERRARALGFPIFRIRLIAFVLSGALAGLAGYLAAVQFGFMAPQMLGWHQSATVLVMVLIGGLGTVTGPLIGALVLLGLEEVLKAFFEHWKLIEGVIVIAIVLLLPNGVRQLWPMVFGEAAREPARDHAIKPTSAPAPETGHA; encoded by the coding sequence ATGACGAAGGAGAGGGCGAACCTTGTTAGAGCAAGCGGACTGCCGGCGCTCTGCCTCTTGGCCGCGATTGCGCTGCCATTCGTCGTGCCGCAATACTACGTGCAGTTCGCCAGCAAGGCGTTGATCCTCGGCGTGCTGGCGATGGCGCTCAATCTGGTGGTCGGGCAGGGCGGGCTGGTGTCGCTGTGCCATGCGGCGTTCTTCGGGCTGGCCGGCTACGTGCTGGCGCTGATGTCGCCGAAATACGACGCGGCGTCGCTGCTGCTGACGCTGCCGGTTGCGGTGCTGGCGGCGAGCTTCGCAGCGCTGGTGATCGGCGCACTCGCCCTGCGCACCCGCGGCGTGTACTTCATCATGGTCACGCTCGCCTTCGGCGAGATGCTGTTCTACCTGTTTCACGACGCCGATTTCGCCGGCGGCTCCGATGGCGCCTTCATCAACGCCAAGCCGGAACTGGTGATCGCAGGCGTTCGCCTGCTCGATCTCGACAAGCCTTCGACGTTCTACTTCCTGGTGCTCGGCGTCACCGTCGCGGTGGTCGCGCTGCTGATGACGGTGGTGCGCTCGCCGTTCGGCCATGCGCTGGCGGCGGCGCGCGACAACGAGCGTCGCGCCCGCGCGCTCGGCTTTCCGATCTTCCGCATCCGGCTGATCGCCTTTGTGCTGTCCGGCGCGCTCGCCGGGCTCGCCGGCTATCTGGCCGCGGTGCAGTTCGGCTTCATGGCGCCGCAGATGCTCGGCTGGCATCAATCGGCGACGGTGCTGGTGATGGTGCTGATCGGCGGGCTCGGCACCGTGACCGGGCCGCTGATCGGCGCGCTGGTGCTGCTCGGTCTGGAAGAGGTGCTGAAAGCGTTTTTCGAACATTGGAAGCTGATCGAGGGCGTGATCGTGATCGCGATCGTGCTGCTGCTGCCGAACGGCGTGCGGCAGCTCTGGCCGATGGTCTTCGGCGAGGCGGCGCGCGAACCCGCACGTGACCACGCGATCAAGCCGACCTCGGCGCCCGCGCCGGAGACCGGTCATGCCTGA
- a CDS encoding ABC transporter substrate-binding protein produces the protein MSTIRRLPPLSRRALLTGAAGAATLAVAPRFATPAIAQTAPLKVGLMLPYTGTFAKLGQFIDDGFRLRVEQIGGKLGGREVTFVQVDDESKPEAATDNMNRLVGREKVDVVIGTVHSGVAMAMVKVARDSGTLLIIPNAGANDATGPACAPNIFRTSFSNWQTTFPMGKVMADAGIKNVVTITWKYTAGAEMVGAFAENFTKNGGKIVEDLTLPFPQVEFQALITRIAQLKPDAVFSFFAGGGAVKFVKDYAAAGLNKTIPLYGAGFLTDGTIEAQGEAANGIKTTLHYADNLDNPANVAFLKAFKAKTQKDGDIYAVQGFDAAALLDIGLTAVMGDPAMRDPMIKAMAAAKIDSPRGPLSFNKAHNPIQNIYLREVKNGRNEMVSIAQANVDDPARGCKMT, from the coding sequence ATGTCAACGATCCGACGTCTGCCGCCGCTATCCCGCCGCGCGCTGCTGACCGGCGCCGCCGGCGCCGCCACGCTCGCGGTGGCGCCGCGTTTCGCCACGCCGGCGATCGCGCAGACCGCGCCGCTCAAGGTCGGCCTGATGCTGCCCTACACCGGGACGTTCGCCAAGCTCGGCCAGTTCATCGACGACGGCTTCCGGCTGCGCGTCGAGCAGATAGGCGGCAAGCTCGGCGGGCGCGAGGTGACCTTCGTGCAGGTCGATGACGAATCCAAACCGGAGGCCGCGACCGACAACATGAACCGGCTGGTCGGCCGCGAGAAGGTCGACGTGGTGATCGGCACGGTGCATTCCGGCGTCGCGATGGCGATGGTCAAGGTGGCGCGCGACAGCGGCACCTTGCTGATCATCCCCAATGCCGGCGCCAACGACGCGACGGGGCCGGCCTGCGCGCCGAACATCTTCCGCACCTCGTTCTCGAACTGGCAGACCACCTTCCCGATGGGCAAGGTGATGGCCGATGCCGGCATCAAGAACGTCGTCACCATCACCTGGAAATACACCGCCGGCGCCGAAATGGTCGGCGCCTTCGCCGAAAACTTCACCAAGAACGGCGGCAAGATCGTCGAGGACCTGACGCTGCCGTTCCCGCAGGTCGAATTCCAGGCGCTGATCACCCGCATTGCGCAGCTCAAGCCGGACGCGGTGTTCAGCTTCTTCGCCGGCGGCGGCGCGGTGAAGTTCGTCAAGGACTACGCGGCGGCGGGCCTCAACAAGACGATCCCGCTGTACGGCGCGGGCTTCCTCACCGACGGCACGATCGAGGCGCAGGGCGAGGCGGCCAACGGCATCAAGACCACGCTGCACTACGCCGACAACCTGGACAATCCCGCCAACGTCGCTTTCCTGAAAGCCTTCAAGGCCAAGACCCAGAAGGACGGCGACATCTACGCTGTGCAGGGCTTCGACGCCGCCGCGCTGCTCGACATCGGCCTGACCGCGGTGATGGGCGATCCGGCGATGCGCGATCCGATGATCAAGGCGATGGCAGCGGCGAAGATCGACAGCCCGCGCGGGCCGCTGTCGTTCAACAAGGCGCACAACCCTATCCAGAACATCTATCTGCGCGAGGTGAAGAACGGCCGCAACGAGATGGTCTCGATCGCGCAGGCCAATGTCGACGACCCGGCGCGCGGCTGCAAGATGACGTGA
- a CDS encoding branched-chain amino acid ABC transporter permease, which produces MDLITFGVQLLNAVQYGMVLFLVASGLTLVFGILGVINLAHGAFYMLGAYLAYWIALMTGNFLAALVGGVAIAFLLGLALESVFIRWLYGRDHLAQVLLSFGLILVIDEVRQLLFGKDVHSVAPPDWLSGSLQLTDNLSYPVYRLAICVFCIGVAALIFLVITRTKIGMIVRAGAENREMTRVLGIDYDKVNRLVFATGIALAALGGIVTAPISTVYPGMGDGMLILSFVVVVLGGIGSVAGAAIGALLIGLTDTFGKVFFPSVSGMLIYLLMAIVLLWRPNGILGRREA; this is translated from the coding sequence ATGGACCTGATCACCTTCGGCGTGCAGCTCCTGAATGCCGTGCAATACGGCATGGTGCTGTTTCTGGTCGCGAGCGGGCTGACGCTGGTGTTCGGCATTCTCGGCGTGATCAACCTCGCGCACGGCGCGTTCTACATGCTGGGCGCTTATCTGGCGTACTGGATCGCGCTGATGACCGGCAACTTCCTGGCCGCGCTGGTCGGTGGCGTCGCGATCGCCTTCCTGCTCGGGCTGGCGCTGGAGAGCGTGTTCATCCGCTGGCTGTACGGCCGCGATCATCTGGCGCAGGTGCTGCTGTCGTTCGGGCTGATTCTGGTGATCGACGAGGTCCGGCAACTGCTGTTCGGCAAGGACGTGCATTCGGTGGCGCCGCCGGACTGGCTGTCCGGCTCGCTGCAGCTCACCGACAATCTGTCCTATCCGGTGTATCGGCTGGCGATCTGCGTATTCTGCATCGGCGTGGCGGCGCTGATCTTCCTCGTCATCACCCGCACCAAGATCGGCATGATCGTCCGCGCCGGCGCCGAGAACCGCGAGATGACCCGCGTGCTCGGCATCGACTACGACAAGGTCAACCGCCTCGTCTTCGCCACCGGCATCGCGCTCGCCGCCCTCGGCGGCATCGTCACCGCGCCGATCTCGACCGTGTATCCCGGCATGGGCGACGGCATGCTGATCCTGTCCTTCGTCGTCGTGGTGCTCGGCGGCATCGGCTCGGTCGCGGGAGCGGCGATCGGCGCGCTGCTGATCGGCCTCACCGACACCTTCGGCAAGGTGTTCTTCCCCAGCGTCTCCGGCATGCTGATCTATCTGTTGATGGCGATCGTGCTGCTGTGGCGGCCGAACGGCATTCTGGGGCGGCGGGAGGCGTGA
- a CDS encoding ABC transporter ATP-binding protein — MTALLQAERLEAFYGVSQILHGIDLEVGRGEQIALIGRNGMGKTTLLRSLMGLVPACRGQRRLHGDDIAGVPPDAIARRGVALVPEGRGVFGALSVVENLTMAARPGRDGRATWTLPRIFELFPRLAERRGHGGHQLSGGEQQMLTIGRALMTNPDLLLIDEATEGLAPLVAQEIWRTLGVIRGEGVATIVVDKDFRSLSVIADRMVLLAKGVIVFDGVPSALAAQPELLERHLGV; from the coding sequence ATGACCGCGCTGCTGCAGGCCGAGCGGCTCGAGGCGTTCTACGGCGTCAGCCAGATCCTGCACGGCATCGACCTCGAGGTCGGGCGCGGCGAGCAGATCGCGCTGATCGGCCGTAACGGCATGGGCAAGACCACGCTGCTGCGCAGCTTGATGGGGCTCGTGCCGGCCTGCCGCGGCCAGCGCCGGCTGCACGGCGATGATATCGCCGGCGTCCCGCCGGATGCGATCGCGCGGCGCGGCGTTGCGCTGGTGCCGGAAGGCCGCGGCGTGTTCGGTGCGCTGTCTGTCGTCGAGAATCTCACGATGGCCGCGCGGCCCGGCCGTGATGGCCGCGCCACCTGGACGTTGCCGCGGATCTTCGAGCTGTTTCCGCGGCTCGCCGAGCGCCGCGGCCATGGCGGGCATCAACTGTCCGGCGGCGAACAGCAGATGCTGACGATCGGCCGCGCGCTGATGACCAATCCGGACCTGCTGCTGATCGACGAGGCCACCGAAGGCCTGGCGCCGCTGGTCGCGCAGGAGATCTGGCGCACGCTCGGCGTGATCCGCGGCGAGGGCGTTGCCACCATCGTGGTCGACAAGGATTTCCGCAGCCTCTCCGTGATCGCCGACCGCATGGTGCTGCTGGCGAAAGGCGTGATCGTGTTCGACGGCGTGCCGTCGGCGCTCGCCGCGCAGCCTGAATTGCTGGAGCGGCATCTGGGCGTGTAG
- the ugpB gene encoding sn-glycerol-3-phosphate ABC transporter substrate-binding protein UgpB — MAIGSDRRWGRPGILLTSAIVVLAIVVGNGAALAATDIAWWHAMSGQLGRQLDRLAADFNASQSDYRVIPTYKGNYTETVTASIFAFRSSSQPAIVQVNEIATATMMAAKGAVYPVYELMRDEDEAFSASDYLPAVTGYYTDLAGNMLSFPFNASTPILYYNKSMFRQAGLDPETTPGTWPEVAAAATRLVAAGAPCGFTTSWPSWVNVENFSAYHNLPLATRSNGLGGMDAVLVFNNPVLVRHVAELAEWQKTKVFDYGGRATAAEPRFQQGDCGIFIGSSATRADIIANSRFDVGYGRLPYWPDVAGAPQNTIIGGATLWVLRGRPAEEYKGVAKFFAYLSRAEVQAAWHQNTGYLPVTRAAYELTRAQGFYDRNPGTAISIEQMTLKPPTDNSRGLRLGSFVLIRDVIDDELEKAFSGRKPAQAAMDSAVARGNKLLRQFERTQP; from the coding sequence ATGGCTATCGGGAGTGATCGGCGGTGGGGGCGGCCCGGCATCCTGCTGACATCGGCCATTGTCGTGCTTGCAATCGTCGTGGGCAACGGCGCCGCGCTGGCGGCGACCGACATCGCGTGGTGGCACGCGATGTCCGGCCAGCTCGGCCGGCAGCTCGACAGGCTGGCCGCCGACTTCAACGCATCGCAATCCGATTACCGCGTGATTCCCACCTACAAGGGCAACTACACCGAGACGGTGACCGCCTCGATCTTCGCCTTCCGCTCGTCGAGCCAGCCGGCGATCGTCCAGGTCAACGAGATCGCGACCGCGACCATGATGGCGGCGAAGGGCGCGGTCTATCCGGTCTACGAGCTGATGCGAGACGAAGACGAAGCATTCTCCGCGTCGGACTACCTTCCCGCGGTGACCGGCTACTATACCGATCTGGCCGGCAACATGCTGTCGTTCCCGTTCAACGCGTCGACGCCGATCCTGTATTACAACAAGTCGATGTTCAGACAGGCCGGCCTCGATCCAGAGACGACGCCGGGCACCTGGCCGGAGGTCGCCGCCGCGGCGACGCGGCTGGTCGCCGCCGGCGCTCCGTGCGGATTCACGACGTCTTGGCCGTCCTGGGTCAATGTCGAGAATTTCTCCGCCTATCACAACCTCCCGCTCGCGACCCGGTCCAACGGCCTCGGCGGCATGGACGCGGTGCTGGTGTTCAACAATCCGGTCCTGGTCCGCCACGTCGCCGAACTGGCGGAGTGGCAGAAGACCAAGGTGTTCGACTATGGCGGCCGCGCCACCGCGGCGGAGCCGCGATTCCAGCAGGGCGATTGCGGCATCTTCATCGGCTCGTCGGCGACCCGCGCCGATATCATCGCCAATTCCAGATTCGATGTCGGCTATGGCCGTCTGCCGTATTGGCCGGATGTCGCCGGCGCGCCGCAGAACACCATCATCGGCGGCGCGACGCTGTGGGTGCTGCGCGGCCGTCCGGCCGAGGAGTACAAAGGCGTCGCCAAGTTCTTCGCCTATCTGTCGCGGGCCGAGGTGCAGGCCGCATGGCATCAGAACACGGGCTATCTGCCGGTGACGCGGGCCGCTTACGAATTGACGCGCGCGCAGGGGTTCTACGATCGCAATCCCGGCACGGCGATTTCGATCGAGCAGATGACGCTGAAGCCGCCGACGGACAATTCGCGCGGGCTTCGGCTCGGGTCGTTCGTTCTGATCCGTGACGTCATCGACGATGAACTCGAGAAGGCGTTCAGCGGCCGAAAGCCGGCTCAGGCGGCGATGGACTCCGCAGTCGCGCGCGGCAACAAGCTGCTGCGCCAGTTCGAGCGGACCCAGCCGTGA
- a CDS encoding PilZ domain-containing protein, translated as MEDTVDDKRRHPRSEVEEPAHVSFSGTSLTCLVRNISAEGAAIDVDNAAYIPERFRLVMPVGEVRNCRLIWIKQNRIGVTFET; from the coding sequence ATGGAAGATACGGTGGACGACAAGCGCAGACATCCTCGCAGCGAGGTCGAGGAACCGGCTCATGTGTCCTTCAGCGGCACCAGCCTCACCTGCCTGGTGCGCAACATCTCCGCCGAAGGGGCGGCCATCGACGTCGACAATGCAGCCTATATTCCGGAGCGGTTCCGGCTGGTGATGCCCGTCGGAGAGGTGCGCAACTGCCGGCTGATCTGGATCAAGCAGAACAGGATCGGGGTGACGTTCGAGACGTGA